One Methanolinea sp. DNA window includes the following coding sequences:
- the dph5 gene encoding diphthine synthase: MLTFVGLGLYDHRDVSVKGLEAIRRAGIVFFEEYTSRLAGTTILEMEEYFGREIRCVGRREIEEVPDVILEAAENQDVVLLTGGDPMVSTTHADLRIRAHRRGIKTAIIHGASIASAVCGLSGLQNYRFGKSCSVPFPRENWFPLTPAEVISANLARDLHTLVYLDIAGDRCMTVHEGVRLLEEMSRRCGFSIPLYVGIARAGSPHPDVFAGTAEEIFAHDFGPPLHVLVVPGSLHVVEREYLEVFGGL; this comes from the coding sequence ATGCTCACGTTCGTTGGCCTGGGCCTGTACGACCACCGCGACGTCTCGGTGAAGGGCCTTGAAGCGATCCGCCGTGCCGGAATAGTCTTCTTCGAGGAGTACACCTCCCGGCTGGCGGGGACAACCATCCTGGAGATGGAGGAGTACTTTGGGAGGGAGATCAGGTGCGTGGGGAGGAGAGAGATAGAGGAGGTTCCCGATGTGATCCTCGAAGCGGCGGAAAACCAGGACGTCGTCCTCCTGACAGGCGGCGATCCCATGGTCTCGACGACCCACGCCGACCTCCGCATCAGGGCACACAGGAGGGGGATAAAGACCGCGATCATCCACGGGGCCTCCATCGCGAGTGCCGTGTGCGGTCTGTCAGGCCTCCAGAACTACCGCTTCGGCAAGTCGTGTTCGGTCCCGTTCCCGCGGGAGAACTGGTTTCCCCTGACGCCCGCGGAGGTCATCTCGGCGAATCTCGCGCGTGATCTCCACACCCTCGTGTACCTCGATATCGCCGGGGACAGGTGCATGACGGTCCACGAAGGTGTCAGGCTTCTCGAGGAGATGTCCCGGAGATGCGGTTTTTCCATCCCCCTCTACGTGGGGATCGCGAGGGCGGGATCCCCGCACCCTGACGTCTTTGCCGGGACCGCGGAGGAGATATTCGCCCACGACTTCGGTCCACCCCTCCACGTTCTGGTCGTCCCGGGCTCCCTCCACGTCGTGGAGAGGGAGTACCTCGAGGTGTTCGGGGGATTATGA
- a CDS encoding DUF357 domain-containing protein → MTIAAWREAVARRLDGAAVHPPRGTVYHALAGEMEAMARSYLADGDFFLSRGDHVNALAAFSYALGWLDTAVSLGLLSPGDHSCGWLFAPVAVPGEERDRLVEKAGRYGKMLRAALGCTVPAPEEGTRVRASCDRIFCACTVLLEFGDTFASRGMAGNALGAYSYGHGWLDAGVRAGLFRITGNRVLFAV, encoded by the coding sequence ATGACGATCGCGGCGTGGAGGGAGGCTGTCGCCCGGAGACTGGATGGTGCGGCAGTCCACCCGCCCCGGGGAACCGTTTACCATGCCCTCGCGGGGGAGATGGAGGCGATGGCGAGGTCCTACCTCGCTGACGGCGACTTCTTCCTCTCGCGGGGAGACCATGTCAATGCGCTCGCGGCCTTCTCGTACGCGCTCGGGTGGCTCGACACCGCGGTCTCCCTCGGCCTCCTCTCGCCGGGGGATCACTCGTGCGGGTGGCTCTTTGCACCCGTCGCGGTCCCCGGGGAGGAGCGCGACAGGCTGGTGGAGAAGGCGGGCCGTTACGGGAAGATGCTGCGCGCGGCGCTCGGGTGCACGGTCCCCGCCCCGGAAGAAGGCACGCGGGTGCGTGCATCCTGCGACCGCATCTTTTGCGCCTGCACGGTCCTCCTGGAATTCGGGGACACCTTTGCATCACGGGGCATGGCCGGAAATGCGCTCGGCGCGTACAGCTACGGCCACGGGTGGCTCGACGCGGGGGTCCGGGCGGGGCTCTTCAGGATCACCGGCAACCGCGTGCTCTTCGCGGTGTGA
- a CDS encoding flippase-like domain-containing protein yields the protein MEKSERRWLWVSLGFSLVVLALILFFTVDSSTFTLLERMNPLFIVLALCIHLLALFFWSLRIWCMSRGLGYSVPLLHCVNLVYANLLVAAITPSQAGGEPVRVHELYRAGVKVGDATAIVITERILDGIVLGVGGAFFMFVLGSIWQTVGSIYSYFLYLSWIFITALVAMFLYSVKKPYILKRFLGGITRHVARFRGKEKAEYYARRIDREVDNFHSTLVLFIRQGKRGLLLGLVFTAVFWFLEAIIVSVILVGLSQPPILVESMIIQLIIAIIMMIPLTPGGSGIAEILFSTMYGLYIPHALIGIVVVLWRSILYYSNILLGLLGSLAIVRREARGSGADKP from the coding sequence ATGGAGAAGAGCGAGAGACGCTGGTTGTGGGTGTCGCTTGGGTTCTCGCTCGTCGTGCTCGCGCTCATCCTCTTCTTCACGGTCGACTCGTCGACCTTCACGCTCCTCGAGCGGATGAACCCCCTCTTCATCGTCCTCGCGCTCTGCATCCACCTCCTCGCGCTCTTCTTCTGGTCCCTCCGGATATGGTGCATGAGCCGTGGCCTCGGGTACAGCGTCCCGCTCCTCCACTGCGTGAACCTCGTCTACGCAAATCTCCTCGTCGCGGCCATCACGCCGTCGCAGGCGGGGGGAGAGCCCGTGCGGGTCCACGAGCTCTACCGCGCGGGGGTGAAGGTCGGGGACGCGACCGCGATCGTCATCACGGAGCGGATCCTCGACGGGATCGTGCTCGGCGTGGGCGGGGCCTTCTTCATGTTCGTCCTCGGGAGTATCTGGCAGACGGTCGGGTCGATCTACAGCTACTTCCTCTACCTCTCGTGGATATTCATCACGGCACTCGTCGCCATGTTCCTCTACTCCGTGAAGAAACCGTATATCCTCAAGCGGTTCCTCGGGGGAATCACCCGGCACGTCGCGCGGTTCCGGGGGAAGGAGAAGGCCGAGTACTATGCCCGCCGCATCGACAGGGAGGTCGACAACTTCCACTCGACACTCGTCCTCTTCATCAGGCAGGGGAAGAGGGGTCTCCTCCTCGGGCTCGTCTTCACCGCGGTCTTCTGGTTCCTCGAGGCGATCATCGTCTCTGTCATCCTCGTGGGACTCTCCCAGCCCCCGATCCTCGTCGAGTCCATGATCATCCAGCTCATCATCGCCATCATCATGATGATCCCGCTCACTCCCGGGGGCTCGGGCATCGCGGAGATCCTCTTCTCGACGATGTACGGCCTCTACATCCCCCACGCCCTCATCGGGATAGTCGTCGTGCTGTGGCGCAGCATCCTCTACTATTCCAACATCCTGCTCGGGCTCCTCGGGTCCCTCGCCATCGTCCGCCGGGAGGCACGGGGCAGCGGCGCCGATAAACCTTAA
- a CDS encoding bifunctional nuclease family protein, translating to MEAIRCSVKGVYMAIGPLGASPAVVISLPGEDMCIPIYIGLWEAISIRNALKGEIPPRPLTHDLFVEFMKAFGIELREMIIDSLEDGVYYARVIFIHDNQRTSMDCRPSDGIALSLRCNADLFVDDEVVADSSVRFSELTGLQDLDAFLGS from the coding sequence ATGGAAGCGATCCGCTGCAGCGTGAAAGGTGTCTACATGGCAATCGGCCCGCTCGGGGCATCACCTGCAGTCGTCATCTCCCTCCCGGGCGAAGACATGTGCATCCCGATCTACATCGGGTTGTGGGAGGCAATCTCCATCCGCAACGCGCTGAAGGGGGAGATCCCCCCGCGGCCGCTCACGCACGACCTCTTCGTCGAGTTCATGAAGGCGTTCGGGATCGAACTCCGGGAGATGATCATCGATTCGCTCGAGGACGGCGTCTACTACGCGCGCGTGATATTCATCCACGACAACCAGCGCACGAGCATGGACTGCCGGCCGAGCGACGGCATCGCGCTCTCCCTCCGGTGCAACGCGGATCTCTTCGTGGACGACGAGGTCGTCGCGGATTCGTCGGTCCGGTTCTCGGAACTCACCGGCCTGCAGGATCTCGACGCGTTCCTTGGGAGCTAG
- the hisE gene encoding phosphoribosyl-ATP diphosphatase codes for MAPSEGTLTALFEVIRDRVDHPRQGSYVASLVSDPKGIDRVLEKVGEEATEFILAVKNGKKEAIVGEAADLVFHLMIGLRAAGTEWDDVVGELEARRKGTSSQGTRRDPAGR; via the coding sequence GTGGCGCCCAGTGAGGGAACCCTCACCGCCCTCTTCGAGGTGATACGGGACCGCGTCGATCACCCGCGGCAGGGTTCGTACGTCGCGTCGCTCGTCTCGGACCCCAAGGGAATCGACAGGGTGCTCGAGAAGGTGGGCGAAGAGGCCACGGAGTTCATCCTCGCCGTCAAGAACGGGAAGAAAGAGGCGATCGTGGGCGAGGCGGCAGACCTCGTCTTCCACCTCATGATCGGTCTCCGGGCGGCGGGAACGGAGTGGGACGACGTGGTCGGCGAGCTCGAGGCCCGGCGAAAAGGCACTAGCTCCCAAGGAACGCGTCGAGATCCTGCAGGCCGGTGA
- a CDS encoding NusA-like transcription termination signal-binding factor — translation MERTIGFKERRYIEELRILTKATAIDCVIDEKYGRVIYVIKPGDMGLAIGKKGENIRRLQKVLGKKVEMVEYSDDLFQFIAHMFKPATVTATRQSAVPGTIDIVVKQKADLGLAIGKGGITIEKARILSRRFGGPEIGEVLVEEGTGGAQ, via the coding sequence ATGGAGCGAACGATCGGATTCAAGGAAAGGCGATATATCGAGGAACTGCGGATACTCACGAAGGCAACTGCAATAGACTGTGTCATCGACGAGAAATACGGGCGCGTCATCTACGTCATCAAGCCCGGGGACATGGGCCTCGCGATCGGCAAGAAGGGCGAGAATATCCGCCGACTCCAGAAGGTGCTCGGCAAGAAGGTCGAGATGGTCGAATACTCCGATGACCTATTCCAGTTCATCGCGCACATGTTCAAGCCCGCGACGGTGACCGCGACGAGGCAATCCGCGGTCCCGGGCACGATCGACATCGTCGTGAAGCAGAAGGCAGACCTCGGCCTCGCGATAGGCAAGGGGGGAATCACCATCGAGAAGGCGCGGATCCTCTCGAGGAGGTTCGGGGGACCGGAGATCGGCGAGGTCCTCGTCGAGGAGGGAACGGGTGGCGCCCAGTGA
- a CDS encoding SIMPL domain-containing protein (The SIMPL domain is named for its presence in mouse protein SIMPL (signalling molecule that associates with mouse pelle-like kinase). Bacterial member BP26, from Brucella, was shown to assemble into a channel-like structure, while YggE from E. coli has been associated with resistance to oxidative stress.) — MEPKPRAMRVALAGLLVLLVGAVLAGTAAAQGGDEKTLATSGRAETMVTPDRAVVTVSVVTENADVKAAQGENARTMDGVKAAIEGLGIPRRDLKTVGYSVVPVYDDSKGLFRPKVKYYQVTNSLQVTLRDVTRTGEVIDAAVTAGANQVGSIGFFVSDELEQSVRNELLAQAVNRAYSEASAVANAAGVKITGVKQITVSGYYPPRIYASNIAMMRAETGLDGVPTPIEAGEVKVTAEVSVVYLIG, encoded by the coding sequence ATGGAACCGAAACCACGTGCAATGCGGGTTGCCCTCGCCGGGCTCCTCGTCCTCCTCGTCGGGGCGGTGCTCGCGGGAACGGCAGCGGCACAGGGGGGCGACGAGAAGACCCTCGCGACGTCGGGCAGGGCCGAGACCATGGTCACGCCCGATCGCGCCGTCGTCACGGTCTCCGTGGTCACGGAGAACGCCGACGTGAAGGCCGCCCAGGGCGAGAACGCGCGGACAATGGACGGCGTGAAGGCCGCGATCGAGGGGCTCGGAATTCCGAGGAGGGACCTGAAAACAGTCGGGTACTCGGTCGTCCCCGTCTACGACGATTCAAAGGGCCTGTTCCGGCCGAAGGTGAAGTACTACCAGGTCACGAACAGCCTCCAGGTGACACTGAGGGACGTCACGCGGACCGGCGAGGTCATCGACGCCGCGGTCACGGCGGGTGCGAACCAGGTGGGATCGATCGGGTTCTTCGTGAGCGACGAGCTCGAGCAGTCCGTCCGGAACGAGCTGCTCGCGCAGGCCGTCAACAGGGCGTACAGCGAGGCCTCCGCGGTCGCGAACGCGGCGGGTGTCAAAATCACCGGCGTGAAGCAGATCACGGTGTCGGGGTACTATCCCCCGCGGATCTACGCGAGCAACATCGCGATGATGAGGGCAGAAACGGGGCTCGACGGTGTGCCGACGCCCATAGAGGCCGGCGAGGTGAAGGTCACCGCAGAGGTCAGCGTGGTCTACCTCATCGGGTAG
- a CDS encoding 3-isopropylmalate dehydratase large subunit, protein MASTLVEKIFSRKCSRDVKAGDVVMVPVDLAMIHDITGPLAVQKFREMGGEKVFDPRRVFLLFDHQVPADSIPAAENHAFLRQFAREQGIENLDGREGICHQVVMERGRAAPGEVIVGADSHTCMYGAAGAFATGIGSTDMGFVLKFGALYFRVPQTVKVTAEGEFPWRVGPKDLILEIVRRVGADGATYQAIEFSGETFRKMGMAGRMTCCNMAVEMGAKAGIVPPDDVTWEYLAGKRDIAPFPLESDGGAPFSAEYTVDVSRLGPRVAVPHNVDQVVDVSKVAGTRIDQVFIGSCTNGRFEDLKEAADVLGERAFHPDVRVIVVPASRTEYLKALRAGLIEKFVSAGALVEAPCCGPCMGGAFGLLARGEVSLSTSNRNFRGRQGSTEASVYLCSPATAAASAITGEITDPREV, encoded by the coding sequence ATGGCCTCAACGCTGGTCGAGAAGATATTCTCAAGGAAGTGTTCGCGGGACGTGAAGGCAGGTGACGTCGTCATGGTGCCTGTCGACCTCGCGATGATCCACGACATCACCGGGCCCCTCGCCGTCCAGAAATTCCGTGAAATGGGTGGGGAAAAGGTATTCGATCCCCGCCGGGTATTCCTCCTCTTCGACCACCAGGTGCCTGCGGATTCCATCCCGGCGGCAGAAAACCACGCTTTCCTGAGACAGTTCGCGAGAGAACAGGGTATCGAGAACCTCGACGGGAGGGAGGGTATATGCCACCAGGTCGTGATGGAGCGGGGGCGCGCCGCTCCCGGCGAGGTGATCGTCGGCGCGGACTCGCACACCTGCATGTACGGCGCGGCGGGCGCGTTCGCGACAGGTATCGGGTCGACGGACATGGGATTCGTCCTGAAGTTCGGCGCCCTCTACTTCCGCGTTCCGCAGACCGTGAAGGTCACGGCCGAGGGAGAATTCCCGTGGAGGGTCGGGCCAAAGGACCTCATCCTCGAGATCGTGCGGAGGGTCGGGGCCGACGGCGCGACGTACCAGGCCATCGAGTTCTCGGGGGAGACCTTCAGGAAGATGGGGATGGCAGGACGGATGACCTGCTGCAATATGGCAGTGGAGATGGGCGCAAAGGCGGGGATAGTCCCGCCGGACGACGTCACGTGGGAGTACCTCGCGGGGAAGAGGGACATCGCGCCGTTCCCGCTCGAAAGCGACGGGGGGGCACCATTCAGCGCGGAGTACACGGTCGACGTCTCACGGCTTGGGCCGCGTGTCGCCGTCCCGCACAACGTCGACCAGGTGGTCGACGTCTCCAAGGTCGCGGGGACACGCATCGACCAGGTCTTCATCGGGTCCTGCACGAACGGGAGGTTCGAGGATCTCAAGGAGGCAGCCGACGTCCTCGGGGAGAGGGCATTCCACCCCGACGTGAGGGTCATCGTCGTCCCCGCCTCGAGGACCGAGTACCTGAAGGCGCTGAGGGCGGGGCTAATAGAGAAGTTCGTCTCTGCGGGGGCACTCGTCGAGGCACCCTGCTGCGGGCCGTGCATGGGAGGGGCGTTTGGGCTCCTTGCCCGGGGCGAGGTCTCCCTCTCCACCTCGAACAGGAACTTCCGGGGACGGCAGGGGAGCACGGAAGCCTCCGTGTACCTCTGTTCACCGGCAACGGCAGCGGCGAGTGCGATCACCGGGGAGATCACGGACCCAAGGGAGGTGTGA
- a CDS encoding 3-isopropylmalate dehydratase small subunit yields the protein MRVWKFGDNVDTDAIIPGRYLVEYEPAVLATHAFEGTRDEFARDAREGDVIVAGRNFGCGSSREHAPLALLGAGVRVIIARSFARIFYRNAINVGILPVVCPGADEIEDGAEIVLHLDSGYVESGGRKFPVEPVPGFLKEIIDAGGLVEYARRLERVETCTGSQ from the coding sequence GTGAGGGTCTGGAAGTTCGGCGATAACGTCGACACGGACGCGATCATACCCGGGAGGTACCTCGTCGAGTACGAACCGGCGGTCCTCGCCACCCACGCCTTCGAGGGGACGAGGGACGAGTTTGCGCGCGATGCGAGGGAAGGGGACGTCATCGTCGCCGGGAGGAACTTTGGGTGCGGGTCGTCGCGCGAGCACGCTCCCCTCGCCCTCCTCGGCGCGGGCGTGAGGGTGATCATCGCCCGGTCTTTCGCGCGGATATTCTACAGGAACGCGATCAACGTCGGGATACTCCCCGTCGTCTGCCCCGGTGCCGACGAGATAGAGGACGGCGCGGAGATCGTCCTCCACCTCGATTCCGGGTACGTCGAGTCGGGTGGCAGGAAGTTCCCGGTCGAACCGGTGCCGGGGTTCCTCAAGGAGATCATCGACGCGGGAGGGCTCGTCGAGTACGCGCGGAGACTCGAGAGGGTGGAGACATGTACAGGGTCGCAGTGA
- a CDS encoding isocitrate/isopropylmalate family dehydrogenase — protein MYRVAVIGGDGIGPEIVAEGRKVLDAAAERFSFEIQWEEFDIGAERYLKTGELLTEDDLSELSRFRAIYFGAVGDERVRPGILEKGILLSLRFYFDQYVNLRPVRLLEGARSPLAGKRPQDIDFVVVRENTEDFYVGVGGRFRGRDRALHEVHRALYNIKFGLDCESDADEVAYQIGVITREGARRVISYAADLAERRRKKLTSVDKANVLTEVYGLWREVFSEVTAAHPGLETEFTYVDAVTMWFVKNPESFDVVVTPNMFGDIITDLGAMIQGGLGLAAGGNINPEGTSMFEPIHGSAPKYKGRNEANPMATIWAGSMLLDHLGEREAAEAVLSAVAQSIRDGIVTRDMGGSARTSDVGDYVAALVRRM, from the coding sequence ATGTACAGGGTCGCAGTGATCGGGGGAGACGGGATAGGCCCCGAGATCGTCGCCGAGGGAAGGAAAGTCCTCGACGCGGCCGCGGAACGGTTCTCCTTCGAGATCCAGTGGGAGGAGTTCGATATCGGCGCGGAGCGGTACCTGAAAACCGGCGAGCTCCTCACCGAGGACGACCTCTCCGAGCTCTCCCGGTTCAGAGCAATATACTTCGGCGCGGTGGGAGACGAGCGGGTGCGACCGGGGATCCTCGAGAAGGGCATCCTCCTCTCCCTGCGGTTTTACTTCGACCAGTACGTCAACTTGAGGCCCGTCCGGCTCCTCGAGGGCGCAAGATCACCGCTCGCGGGAAAGAGACCACAGGACATCGACTTCGTGGTCGTCAGGGAGAACACGGAGGATTTCTACGTGGGAGTCGGCGGGAGGTTCCGCGGCAGGGACCGGGCCCTCCACGAGGTCCATAGGGCGCTCTACAACATAAAGTTCGGGCTCGACTGCGAGAGCGACGCGGACGAGGTCGCGTACCAGATCGGGGTCATCACCCGCGAGGGGGCAAGGAGGGTGATATCGTACGCGGCGGACCTCGCGGAGAGGCGGAGGAAGAAACTGACGTCTGTCGACAAGGCAAACGTCCTCACCGAGGTGTACGGTCTCTGGAGGGAGGTTTTCTCCGAGGTGACCGCGGCGCACCCCGGCCTCGAGACCGAGTTTACATACGTCGACGCGGTGACGATGTGGTTCGTCAAGAATCCCGAGTCTTTCGACGTCGTGGTGACGCCGAACATGTTCGGGGACATCATCACGGACCTCGGGGCAATGATCCAGGGTGGCCTCGGCCTTGCCGCCGGCGGGAACATCAACCCCGAGGGGACATCCATGTTCGAGCCTATCCACGGGTCTGCACCGAAGTACAAGGGGAGAAACGAGGCCAATCCAATGGCGACGATCTGGGCAGGTTCGATGCTCCTCGACCACCTCGGCGAGCGGGAGGCGGCCGAGGCCGTCCTCTCCGCGGTCGCCCAGTCGATAAGGGACGGGATCGTGACGAGGGACATGGGCGGGTCGGCCCGGACATCGGACGTCGGGGACTACGTCGCTGCCCTCGTGCGGAGGATGTAG
- a CDS encoding nitrogenase component 1: protein MHVCDGSLWPCALTGAAAALAETGGVGVVVHGSLGCYYYPASVLHASLHCTSLSEKDIVLGTRDALARTIDAIAHRYEMIAVLCTCVPAVTGEEIREILEERYGERPRFSVIETPGFSGGYEEGYRRATAALCAGLRADGEGVNIVGLSPYDLSSAGDLREARRILSACGIPAGAIPATRHYAYGRPLSRLRVSTNPDLDVPLGEGAGTILGLSNLARALERLDPESESTAEILDDEIPEAEEKVIAACDRFLRRFDPPRVALFGQCLSMREIGTMLERYLDADILVVGSRNEPVPGRFRVEPARNYASVRDILSSESPDLVLGSSFERHACPNAAFVGVTPPLRGVFRLTPRPLAGIEGTLSLFESVLNACADRAARSTRGGT, encoded by the coding sequence GTGCACGTGTGTGACGGTTCCCTCTGGCCCTGCGCGCTCACGGGGGCCGCGGCCGCCCTCGCGGAGACGGGGGGAGTGGGGGTTGTCGTCCACGGCTCGCTCGGATGCTACTACTACCCCGCTTCGGTGCTCCACGCCTCCCTGCACTGCACCTCCCTCTCCGAAAAGGACATCGTCCTTGGGACCCGCGATGCCCTCGCGAGGACGATCGACGCGATCGCCCACAGGTACGAGATGATTGCCGTCCTGTGCACGTGCGTGCCCGCGGTCACGGGCGAGGAGATCAGGGAGATCCTCGAGGAGAGGTACGGCGAAAGGCCGAGGTTCAGCGTCATCGAGACCCCCGGTTTCTCGGGCGGGTACGAGGAAGGGTACCGGAGGGCCACCGCGGCGCTCTGCGCCGGTCTCCGGGCGGATGGCGAGGGCGTGAACATCGTCGGCCTCTCGCCGTACGACCTCTCCTCGGCGGGAGATCTCCGGGAGGCACGGAGGATCCTTTCCGCGTGCGGAATCCCGGCGGGCGCGATCCCCGCAACCCGGCACTACGCGTACGGCCGGCCGCTCTCGCGGCTCAGGGTCTCGACGAATCCCGACCTCGACGTCCCGCTGGGAGAGGGGGCTGGCACCATCCTCGGCCTCTCCAACCTCGCACGTGCCCTCGAGAGGCTCGACCCGGAGAGCGAGTCTACCGCGGAGATACTCGACGACGAGATCCCGGAGGCAGAAGAGAAGGTGATCGCGGCCTGCGACCGGTTCCTGAGGCGATTCGATCCCCCCCGCGTCGCACTCTTCGGGCAGTGTCTCTCCATGCGCGAGATTGGCACCATGCTCGAGCGGTACCTCGATGCAGACATCCTCGTGGTCGGCTCGCGGAATGAACCCGTCCCGGGGAGGTTCCGCGTCGAGCCGGCGAGGAATTACGCATCGGTGCGCGATATCCTCTCGAGTGAATCCCCTGACCTCGTCCTAGGGTCCTCGTTCGAGAGGCACGCGTGCCCAAACGCCGCGTTCGTGGGGGTAACGCCGCCCCTCCGCGGCGTATTCAGGCTCACTCCAAGGCCCCTCGCGGGAATAGAGGGGACGCTCTCCCTCTTTGAATCGGTGCTGAACGCCTGTGCCGACCGTGCCGCGAGGAGTACCCGAGGGGGAACGTGA